The following proteins are co-located in the Gloeocapsa sp. PCC 7428 genome:
- a CDS encoding bifunctional 2-polyprenyl-6-hydroxyphenol methylase/3-demethylubiquinol 3-O-methyltransferase UbiG, translating to MNQNRHFPLIEDGVVVGTGSNKYEMRNPVGKYLLYQFDQAITELVSQIKPKNILEVGCGEGHITQILSQTNASLHCIDISDKILEIAKNRVNYSRISFEKKSIYDLHDTDRATLVVCCEVLEHLEHPQIGLEKLASVAKPYCILSVPREPIFRTLNFLRGAYLTKFGNSPGHIQHWSRRGFIKLVETKFEILSVKALLPWTVILAQTK from the coding sequence ATGAATCAAAATCGCCATTTTCCTTTAATTGAGGACGGTGTAGTTGTTGGAACTGGATCGAATAAGTATGAAATGCGAAATCCAGTAGGAAAATATCTACTTTACCAGTTCGATCAAGCTATTACAGAACTTGTCAGCCAAATCAAACCTAAGAATATTCTTGAAGTCGGCTGCGGTGAAGGTCACATTACTCAAATACTGAGTCAGACAAACGCATCGTTGCATTGCATTGATATTTCAGATAAAATTCTAGAGATTGCCAAAAATAGAGTTAATTATTCTCGCATATCTTTTGAGAAGAAAAGTATATACGATTTACATGATACTGATCGGGCTACTCTAGTCGTATGTTGTGAAGTCTTAGAACATTTAGAACACCCGCAAATAGGCTTAGAAAAGCTTGCTAGCGTTGCTAAACCCTACTGTATTCTCAGCGTTCCTAGAGAACCAATATTTAGAACACTTAATTTTTTACGCGGTGCTTATTTAACTAAATTTGGTAACAGTCCTGGACACATTCAACATTGGTCGCGTCGAGGTTTTATCAAGCTGGTAGAAACAAAGTTTGAGATCTTAAGTGTGAAAGCATTACTGCCTTGGACTGTGATTTTAGCTCAAACTAAATAA
- the rfbC gene encoding dTDP-4-dehydrorhamnose 3,5-epimerase: protein MNILPTEIPDVLIIEPRIFADDRGFFFESYNEKAFAEKVGISLHFVQDNHSRSLQNVLRGLHYQIQQPQGKLVRAIAGEILDAALDIRKSSPTFGHWISCILSAENKRQLWVPPGFAHGFLVLSPVAEVLYKTTDYYAPQHERCILWNDPDIAIDWSISAPPILSPKDQAGQLFHKAEVFA from the coding sequence ATGAATATATTGCCGACTGAGATACCTGATGTTTTAATTATCGAGCCTCGGATCTTTGCTGACGATCGCGGTTTCTTTTTTGAAAGCTACAACGAGAAAGCTTTTGCAGAGAAAGTGGGAATATCACTGCACTTTGTCCAAGATAACCATTCGCGATCGCTACAAAACGTCCTGCGGGGACTACACTATCAAATTCAGCAGCCACAAGGTAAGCTAGTTCGCGCGATCGCTGGTGAAATTCTTGATGCCGCATTAGATATCCGCAAAAGTTCTCCGACTTTTGGTCACTGGATTAGTTGCATCCTGAGTGCAGAGAATAAACGTCAGTTATGGGTACCTCCAGGTTTCGCCCACGGTTTTTTAGTTCTCTCTCCTGTCGCCGAAGTTCTTTACAAAACGACTGACTACTACGCGCCACAACACGAACGTTGTATTTTGTGGAACGATCCTGATATTGCAATTGATTGGTCTATTTCTGCCCCACCGATACTTTCACCCAAAGACCAAGCAGGTCAACTCTTTCATAAAGCTGAAGTCTTTGCTTGA
- a CDS encoding glycosyltransferase family 2 protein produces the protein MSIGISFVIPVCNEEATVVTLSEKIQKVMTKERLSKYEIIFIDDGSSDNSWFYIKDLVHQYPTQIKAIKLRRNFGKSAALFAGFKRAKGTIIFTIDADLQDDPAEVPKFLHKLEEGFDLVSGWRQRRNDPISKTLPSQIYNKVTAKIAGIPLHDFNCGFKVYRKEVLDCIKIYGELHRYIPVLAHSLGFRVGEVAICHFSRQYGKSKYGWERYSRGLIDLLTVLVITRYLYKPGHLFGKLGLFFGLLGSGILIYLVILWFLGLGPIGNRPLLFFGILSTILSVQLISLGILAELLTRYSHSDCLEQQVAEVIDENLHLSR, from the coding sequence ATGTCAATTGGTATCAGCTTTGTAATTCCTGTATGTAATGAAGAAGCAACTGTTGTTACTTTATCAGAAAAAATTCAAAAAGTAATGACCAAGGAAAGGCTGAGTAAATACGAAATTATCTTTATAGACGATGGAAGTAGTGATAATTCCTGGTTTTATATTAAAGATTTAGTTCATCAATATCCTACACAAATCAAAGCAATCAAACTCCGCAGAAATTTTGGTAAATCTGCCGCCCTTTTTGCTGGATTTAAACGAGCAAAAGGCACAATTATTTTTACGATTGATGCCGATCTCCAAGACGATCCGGCTGAAGTACCTAAATTTTTACACAAGCTAGAAGAAGGCTTTGATCTCGTTTCAGGCTGGCGTCAACGCCGCAATGACCCCATCTCTAAAACTCTACCTTCACAAATATACAATAAAGTTACTGCAAAAATTGCTGGGATTCCTTTACATGATTTTAACTGTGGTTTTAAAGTCTATCGCAAGGAAGTTTTAGACTGTATTAAAATCTATGGTGAACTCCACAGATATATCCCAGTACTTGCACATAGTTTAGGTTTTCGAGTTGGAGAAGTTGCCATCTGTCACTTTAGTAGACAATATGGAAAATCTAAATACGGATGGGAACGCTATTCGCGCGGTTTAATTGATTTATTAACCGTACTTGTGATTACTCGATACTTATATAAACCAGGACACTTATTCGGTAAATTAGGCTTATTTTTTGGTCTTTTAGGAAGTGGCATCCTTATCTATCTCGTCATTCTATGGTTTTTGGGTTTAGGCCCAATCGGTAATCGACCACTTTTATTTTTCGGCATACTATCCACAATTTTATCAGTGCAGTTAATTTCTTTAGGAATACTAGCAGAATTATTAACACGATACTCGCACTCAGACTGCTTAGAACAACAAGTTGCTGAAGTGATTGATGAAAATTTGCATTTATCTCGTTAA
- the rfbD gene encoding dTDP-4-dehydrorhamnose reductase: MRPSILLIGNTGQLGQQLQRYLAQIVDVTAVGRPTIDLTQPDSLRQIIRKVQPQIIINAAAYTAVDKAETEPEVASAINAIAPGILAAEAQQLHSHLIHISTDYVFDGCQSHPYQETDATNPLGVYGRSKLAGEQAIQDNCDRYIILRTAWVYGSHGNNFVKTMLRLGADREEIRVVADQIGSPTWTGDITRAIAQLLEINPIPTGIYHYTNSGVASWYDFAVAIFEEAQKLSFPLKIQRVIPITTPEYPTLAQRPAYSVLACGKITKVLGTPSPHWRQGLRKMLAELYINTYESADSLRR; encoded by the coding sequence ATGAGACCGTCAATTTTACTGATTGGTAACACAGGTCAATTAGGTCAACAACTGCAACGCTACCTCGCACAGATAGTAGATGTCACTGCGGTGGGACGTCCAACGATTGACTTAACACAGCCTGATAGCCTGCGTCAGATTATCCGTAAAGTCCAGCCTCAAATTATTATCAACGCGGCAGCATACACAGCGGTAGACAAAGCCGAAACGGAACCGGAAGTCGCATCCGCAATTAATGCGATCGCCCCTGGTATTCTCGCCGCAGAAGCACAACAATTACATTCACACCTGATTCATATTTCGACAGATTACGTATTCGATGGTTGTCAAAGCCATCCATACCAAGAAACTGATGCGACAAACCCCCTAGGGGTTTATGGACGATCGAAACTTGCTGGCGAACAAGCAATTCAAGACAACTGCGATCGCTACATTATCCTGCGGACAGCTTGGGTATACGGTAGTCACGGTAATAATTTTGTGAAAACGATGCTGCGACTCGGTGCAGATCGCGAAGAAATTCGTGTCGTCGCCGATCAAATCGGAAGCCCAACATGGACAGGCGATATAACTCGTGCGATCGCCCAATTACTTGAAATCAATCCAATCCCAACTGGAATTTATCACTATACCAACAGTGGTGTTGCTAGCTGGTACGATTTTGCCGTCGCAATTTTTGAAGAAGCGCAGAAATTAAGCTTTCCTCTCAAAATTCAGCGCGTAATTCCGATTACAACGCCTGAATATCCGACTTTGGCGCAACGACCTGCATATTCGGTTCTCGCGTGTGGGAAAATAACCAAAGTTTTGGGAACTCCATCGCCTCACTGGCGACAAGGACTGAGGAAAATGCTGGCAGAACTTTATATTAATACTTATGAAAGCGCTGATTCTCTCCGGCGGTAA
- a CDS encoding lysylphosphatidylglycerol synthase transmembrane domain-containing protein, with the protein MVDRLVRNKKVWSIVFTIFLIAILGSILNPSDISSALYQVGLLGVSKIFLLVGITQALRALRFLGILSIKAKISYYIIFEITCIYQFLNHVLPVRTGELSLPILLKRYSNYPYISSVASLLLTRIHDALALGTIVCLGIGLAVIQGRIASDWLIYLIVVLLAIALVIGLLTLLIKQNQQLARNWKSSKLFLKLKTFIKNFYEELLIYREPSLHLKLFSYSILLWLTIFVLFWVVLQSLGFSMSLSEVILGSSLANLTQLLPVSTLGNIGTLEAGWVFGFTLLGYDSYHTLTAGIVMHIIVILIAGIYGVLSWVGLSVRSATRR; encoded by the coding sequence ATGGTTGATCGTTTAGTCCGTAATAAAAAAGTTTGGAGTATCGTTTTTACAATCTTCTTAATCGCTATATTGGGAAGTATTCTAAATCCTTCTGATATTTCATCTGCATTGTATCAAGTTGGGTTATTAGGTGTATCAAAAATATTCTTGTTAGTAGGGATTACACAGGCATTAAGAGCATTACGTTTTCTGGGAATACTTTCAATTAAAGCGAAAATCTCATACTACATCATTTTTGAGATTACTTGTATATACCAATTTCTTAATCACGTATTACCAGTCAGAACAGGTGAATTAAGTTTACCTATTCTACTTAAACGTTATTCTAATTATCCTTATATTAGCTCAGTAGCGTCGCTATTATTAACGCGTATTCATGATGCTTTAGCCTTAGGCACTATAGTATGCTTAGGCATAGGATTGGCTGTCATTCAAGGAAGAATAGCTAGTGATTGGTTAATCTATTTGATTGTAGTTTTACTAGCGATCGCCCTAGTTATAGGTTTACTAACTCTACTCATCAAACAAAATCAGCAGTTAGCACGTAATTGGAAAAGTAGTAAATTATTTTTAAAGCTTAAAACTTTCATCAAAAACTTTTATGAAGAGTTGCTTATTTATCGCGAACCTTCACTTCACTTAAAACTTTTTAGCTATTCAATATTATTGTGGTTGACAATATTTGTCTTGTTTTGGGTCGTTTTACAGTCACTTGGCTTTTCAATGTCTTTATCCGAAGTCATATTAGGTTCGAGTTTAGCTAATTTAACTCAGCTACTACCAGTTAGCACACTAGGCAACATCGGAACATTAGAAGCTGGTTGGGTATTTGGTTTTACTTTATTAGGATATGATTCCTATCACACGCTGACTGCTGGTATTGTAATGCATATCATAGTTATTCTCATTGCCGGAATCTATGGCGTACTTAGCTGGGTTGGTCTGTCTGTAAGAAGTGCAACACGAAGATGA